The uncultured Trichococcus sp. DNA segment CGGCGTGGAATGCCACAATGAATGGGAAATCACGTTCGAGGAAATCCACCGCAACGGTGCGATCCCTTACGCAATCTACAATTATACAGCCTATACAGGCGATGAAAGCTACTTGGCCGAAGAAGGCTTGGAAGTGCTCAGCGCTGTGAGCCGTTTCTGGGCGGACCGCGTACACTTCTCGCAGAACAAGCAATGCTACATGATCCATGGCGTGACCGGGCCGAACGAGTACGAAAATAACATCAACAACAACTGGTACACAAACCGCTTGGCTGTCTGGGTGCTGCGTTATACCTTGGAAAGCCTGGAGAAATATCCGGAACGCGCAGAGGCGTTGGGCATCACCGCAACCGAAAAAGAACAATGGCAGGATATCATCGACAACATGTACTTCCCGTACGATGAAGAGCGCCAAGTTTTCGTGCAACATGACACTTTCCTGGATAAGGATCTGAAACCGGTCAGCGCGCTGGACAAAGCCGATTTGCCATTGAACCAGCACTGGTCATGGGACAAGATTTTGCGTTCTTGCTTCATCAAGCAAGCCGACGTGCTGCAAGGGATCTACCTGTTCGGTGACGAATTCACGATGGAAGAAAAAGAACGCAACTTCGACTTCTACGAGCCGATGACCGTGCATGAATCAAGCTTGTCGCCATGCATCCACGCCATCCTTGCTGCCGAACTGAGCAAAGAGGAAAAAGCTATGGATCTTTACCGACGCACCGCGCGCCTGGATCTGGACAACTACAACAACGACACCGAAGACGGCCTGCACATCACCTCGATGACCGGCAGTTGGTTGACGATTGCGGAAGGCTTCGCCGGTATGCGCGCCAAAGACGGTCTGCGTTTTGCGCCGTTCTTGCCGAAAGACTGGACGAACTACCAATTCCACATCAACTACCGTGGCCGCTTGATCCTGATCGCAGTGAACGAAGAGACTGTTAGCCTGACCTTGGTGAAGGGCGAAGCGTTACCTGTCCGCATCTATGACGAAGAGCTGCAGCTGAAAGATGAAATCAAAGTCGCACTGAAAAAGACCGTGTCCGTATGAGCGACACCAAAGGAGAGAAAGAAATGTTGAAAGCAGTATTGTTCGATTTGGACGGCGTCATCACCGACACCGCCAAATTCCATTTTTTGGCCTGGCGTAACCTAGGAGCGGAATTGGGGATCACCGTCGACGAAGCCTTCAATGAAGAACTGAAGGGCGTCAGCCGCATCGATTCGCTGGAGCGTATCCTTGCGCACGGCGGCTTGGCTGATAAATATTCTTCAGCTGAAAAAGAAGCCTTCTGCACAAAGAAAAATGACCATTATCTGGAATTGATCCAGGAAATGACACCTGCGGACATCCTTCCGGGGATCTTGCCGCTGTTGGAAGAATTACGCGAAGCGGGTTTGAAGACAATCATCACCTCAGCCAGCAAGAACGCACCCGGCATCCTGAAGTTATTGCAGGTGAAGGACTACTTCGACGGCATCGTCGATCCGGCCTCAGTGGCTGCAGGCAAACCGGCGCCGGATATCTTCTTGGCCGGCGCGGAGCTTGCCGGCGTGCACCCGGCCGAGTGCATCGGCGTGGAAGACGCCGCTTCCGGTGTGGATGCCATCAAAGCCGCGAATATAACCGCGGTCGCAATCGGTGACGCAGCCGTGCTCGGGCATGCCGACCGTGTGTTGGCGGACACGAGCGACTTGTCACTTGCCGTCCTGCGTGATACGTGGGAGCAGGCGATTTAAGATGGACAGCATAATGATCCGCGAATGGGGCAGCATCGGAACGGAAAAAGTCATGCGCATCACCTTGAGCCAGCCGAACGGCATGTCCGTCAGCTGCATCAACTACGGCGCCCGGCTGATCCGTTTGCTTGTCCCGGACCGGGAAGGCCAGAGTGAAAATGTTGTCCTGGGCTTGGCCGATGCCGAAGCCTACGGAAACGACCGCGCTTCCTTCGGCGCCACCGTCGGACCGGTCGCCGGCCGGATTGCTGAGGGCAAATGGGGCAAGGTGCAACTCGAGCAGAACGCCGGCAAGCACCATATCCACGGCGGCAGCCTGGGTTGGGGTCAACAGTTCTGGGACTTCAAAACCGAAGAGACGGCAGAAGCTGTGACCGTCACTTTCACATTGGAATCGACGCCGGAAACGGTCGGCTATCCCGGCCGGATGCAGGCGAAAACTAGCTATTCCCTCGATGCGGAAGGTTGCCTGACGATCAAGATGGAAGGG contains these protein-coding regions:
- the pgmB gene encoding beta-phosphoglucomutase → MLKAVLFDLDGVITDTAKFHFLAWRNLGAELGITVDEAFNEELKGVSRIDSLERILAHGGLADKYSSAEKEAFCTKKNDHYLELIQEMTPADILPGILPLLEELREAGLKTIITSASKNAPGILKLLQVKDYFDGIVDPASVAAGKPAPDIFLAGAELAGVHPAECIGVEDAASGVDAIKAANITAVAIGDAAVLGHADRVLADTSDLSLAVLRDTWEQAI